A region from the Lolium perenne isolate Kyuss_39 chromosome 4, Kyuss_2.0, whole genome shotgun sequence genome encodes:
- the LOC127348539 gene encoding uncharacterized protein, translating into MEAGHVAAATCGTPRTVPFAWEHEPGVSKLQSPAEAKKQPTSRRTTSSASMKKAEAPRLRVPLPPGGAGAPAMSPSPSASRRGVVRPEEDPFLAAYLACTASGRKAAGRGRDVGAQKLLGWAGLRLSLGLGLGASCKSSCGVVEGSVVRLPKVREADDRC; encoded by the coding sequence ATGGAGGCTGGACATGTCGCGGCGGCGACGTGCGGTACACCGAGGACGGTGCCGTTCGCATGGGAGCACGAGCCGGGGGTGTCCAAGCTGCAGAGCCCGGCCGAGGCCAAGAAGCAGCCCACCAGCCGAAGGACAACGTCGTCAGCCAGCATGAAGAAGGCGGAGGCGCCTCGGCTGCGCGTGCCGCTGCCACCGGGAGGAGCCGGGGCGCCGGCCATGTCTCCGTCCCCGTCGGCGAGCAGACGGGGCGTCGTCCGGCCGGAGGAGGACCCGTTCCTCGCGGCCTACCTGGCCTGCACCGCGAGCGGCAGGAAGGCGGCCGGGAGAGGGCGCGACGTGGGGGCCCAGAAGCTGCTTGGATGGGCCGGGCTTAGACTCAGCCTCGGGCTCGGCCTCGGCGCCTCCTGCAAGAGCTCCTGTGGGGTCGTGGAGGGCAGCGTCGTCAGGCTGCCAAAAGTCCGTGAAGCCGATGATCGTTGTTAA
- the LOC127293499 gene encoding growth-regulating factor 9 yields the protein MELGQVLGFTAPSTKETDLGLMKRSGFTQPASYPSPFLDEQKMLRFSKAAHALPSGMDFGRPNEQRFLLSKNKMLFTPTQWMELEHQALIYKYLNAKAPIPSSLLISISNSFRSSADRLTWRPVYQGFTNTDSDPEPGRCRRTDGKKWRCSKEAMADHKYCERHINRNRHRSRKPVETQTRKTAKETPAVGSLSSPASQGSSKKAKASNELMPGSDSYWTDSLNRTMVMNERANKPEQGNNAPLLSSTNRQHTLPLLSQLKKQNKPDEFSPPVDSESISSNTVLKPWDRSNQQLHDREYLQSVLQNFSLHKNDKIESQKNKASNPGPVSSAFYLSPEGQHISWLTPNMTQAQEDCISSSWEMPQGGPLGEILTNSKSTEDFTNKCESRPYGW from the exons ATGGAGCTCGGGCAGGTGCTGGGCTTCACGGCGCCGTCCACCAAGGAGACGGACCTCGGCCTCATGAAGAGATCCGGCTTCACTCAGCCAGCCTCCTACCCCTCCCCCTTCCTCGACGAGCAGAAGATGCTCCGGTTCTCCAAGGCTGCTCACGCTCTCCCATCAG GTATGgattttggaaggccaaatgagcAGAGGTTCTTGCTGTCCAAGAACAAGATGCTTTTCACCCCTACACAGTGGATGGAGCTGGAGCACCAGGCTCTCATATACAAGTATCTCAATGCCAAGGCCCCTATACCTTCCAGCCTACTCATTTCAATCAGCAATAGCTTCAGATCATCAGCCGATAGAT TGACTTGGAGGCCTGTATATCAAGGCTTCACGAATACAGATTCTGACCCAGAACCTGGAAGATGCCGCCGAACAGATGGAAAGAAATGGCGGTGCTCAAAGGAAGCGATGGCCGACCACAAGTATTGTGAGCGGCACATCAATAGGAACCGCCATCGTTCAAGAAAGCCTGTGGAAACCCAAACTAGAAAGACCGCGAAAGAGACACCTGCTGTTGGTTCGTTATCTTCCCCTGCCTCACAGGGTAGCTCCAAGAAAGCAAAAGCTAGTAATGAACTGATGCCAGGAAGTGATAGCTACTGGACGGATAGCTTAAACAG GACAATGGTGATGAATGAAAGAGCAAACAAACCAGAACAAGGCAACAATGCTCCACTGCTAAGTTCAACTAATCGACAGCACACATTGCCCCTGCTCTCTCAACTGAAGAAGCAGAATAAACCAGATGAGTTCAGTCCTCCAGTAGATAGTGAATCCATCTCCTCAAATACGGTACTGAAGCCTTGGGACAGAAGCAACCAGCAGCTGCATGATCGCGAGTATCTTCAATCAGTCCTTCAAAATTTCAgcctgcataaaaatgacaagatcgagtctcagaaaaacaaagcttctAATCCCGGGCCAGTTTCATCGGCTTTCTATTTGTCTCCAGAAGGTCAACACATCAGTTGGCTTACACCTAACATGACACAAGCGCAGGAAGATTGCATCTCAAGTTCTTGGGAGATGCCTCAAGGGGGACCTCTAGGAGAGATCTTAACAAACTCCAAGAGTACTGAGGACTTCACCAATAAGTGTGAGTCAAGACCGTATGGTTGGTAA